In [Leptolyngbya] sp. PCC 7376, a genomic segment contains:
- the aroQ gene encoding type II 3-dehydroquinate dehydratase, producing MQFKILAIHGPNLNMLGIREPDIYGSLSLDQINQQLLAEAENLGIVLDTFQSNHEGELVDCIQQSFGKVQGILINPAAYTHTSVALRDAISAVGIPTVEVHLSNIHKREAFRHHSYIAPIAIGQICGFGKDSYLLGLRALVTHLQAQERMEYSK from the coding sequence GTGCAGTTTAAAATACTTGCAATTCATGGTCCCAACCTAAATATGTTAGGGATCAGAGAGCCAGACATATATGGTTCCTTGAGCCTTGATCAAATAAATCAACAGCTCCTTGCAGAAGCTGAAAACCTTGGTATTGTGTTGGATACATTCCAATCAAATCATGAAGGGGAGTTGGTTGATTGTATTCAGCAGTCTTTTGGAAAGGTTCAAGGAATACTGATTAATCCTGCAGCCTATACCCATACGAGTGTGGCTCTACGTGACGCTATTAGTGCTGTTGGAATACCCACGGTGGAAGTTCACCTGAGTAACATCCACAAACGTGAAGCATTTCGCCATCACTCGTATATCGCGCCTATTGCTATTGGGCAGATTTGTGGTTTTGGCAAAGATAGTTATTTGTTGGGTTTAAGAGCATTAGTGACTCACCTTCAAGCACAGGAAAGGATGGAATATAGTAAATAA
- a CDS encoding DUF561 domain-containing protein, whose amino-acid sequence MDVMLKNAFAQRRALKVISGLKNLDTDNVLAVVKAAEMGGATFVDIAADAELIRQVKETISLLVCVSAVDAQVLKDAVDAGADLVEIGNFDAFYEEGRRFEAEEVLALTKETRALLPNVTLSVTVPHILALDEQVALAEALVTAGADIIQTEGGKASHPISAGTLGLIEKAAPTLAAAHAIARAVDVPVMCASGLSDVTAPMAIAAGAMGIGVGSAINKLNDPLAMVAAVRKLVEALETSSVKAQR is encoded by the coding sequence ATGGATGTCATGCTAAAAAATGCCTTTGCTCAACGTCGGGCATTAAAAGTAATTAGTGGTCTCAAAAATTTGGACACTGACAATGTTCTCGCTGTGGTGAAGGCGGCGGAGATGGGTGGTGCAACGTTTGTGGATATTGCGGCGGATGCAGAATTAATTCGCCAAGTAAAAGAAACCATTTCTTTGCTTGTTTGTGTATCTGCGGTTGATGCTCAGGTTTTAAAAGATGCGGTTGATGCTGGTGCGGATCTCGTTGAAATCGGTAATTTTGATGCGTTCTATGAAGAAGGCCGTCGCTTTGAAGCAGAAGAAGTTCTAGCTCTTACAAAAGAAACTCGCGCTCTACTTCCCAACGTCACGCTGTCTGTCACAGTGCCTCACATTTTGGCATTAGATGAGCAAGTTGCTCTCGCAGAGGCTCTGGTTACTGCTGGTGCTGACATTATTCAAACTGAAGGTGGTAAAGCGAGTCACCCCATCAGTGCCGGTACGCTCGGCTTGATCGAAAAGGCGGCTCCTACTCTTGCGGCAGCCCATGCGATCGCCCGTGCAGTTGATGTGCCTGTCATGTGTGCGTCTGGTCTCTCTGATGTCACGGCTCCTATGGCGATCGCCGCAGGTGCAATGGGTATCGGTGTTGGCTCTGCAATCAATAAGCTCAACGATCCTTTGGCAATGGTCGCAGCCGTACGCAAATTAGTAGAAGCTCTCGAAACTTCCTCAGTAAAAGCCCAGCGCTAG
- a CDS encoding competence/damage-inducible protein A, protein MAAEIICVGTEILLGDIVNSNSRFLARELAELGIPHFFQSVVGDNIQRIHSLIDIAIARESEILIFTGGLGPTPDDLTTEAIATYFDTELIEQPEIVADIEAKFAKRGRTMVDSNRRQALLPKGADILPNPIGTAPGIIWQPQANLTIFTFPGVPYEMHRMWQDTAVPFLKSQGWGQSIIHSEMMRFRGIGESTLASKVHHLFEQENPTVAPYASKGEVKLRVSAKADSVETAKQLIAPVVDEIKAIAGLHYFGSDDDSLASVLGELLGDRQQTLSVAESCTAGGLGAMITSISGASSYFMGGVISYQNRIKQDLLGVKAEDIETVGAVSETVAEQMALGAKKYLQTDWAIAISGIAGPKSDDTDKPVGMVCIAWADPKAQVTSKTFYYGENRARDLIRYLSACDALDGLRRQLLTTQN, encoded by the coding sequence ATGGCGGCAGAGATTATTTGTGTCGGCACAGAAATTTTGCTGGGCGATATTGTCAATAGCAACAGTCGTTTTTTGGCGCGAGAACTGGCGGAGCTAGGGATTCCGCATTTTTTTCAGTCGGTTGTTGGAGATAATATCCAGCGTATTCATTCTCTAATTGATATTGCGATCGCCCGTGAGTCTGAAATTTTAATTTTTACAGGTGGATTAGGGCCAACGCCAGATGATCTGACCACTGAGGCGATCGCCACTTATTTTGATACGGAGCTTATCGAGCAGCCAGAGATTGTTGCTGATATCGAGGCAAAATTTGCAAAGCGAGGTCGCACGATGGTGGACAGCAATCGCAGGCAGGCATTGCTTCCAAAGGGTGCAGATATCCTCCCCAACCCCATTGGCACTGCCCCCGGTATTATTTGGCAACCGCAGGCGAATCTCACAATTTTTACTTTTCCTGGCGTGCCCTACGAGATGCATCGAATGTGGCAGGATACGGCTGTTCCTTTTTTGAAATCTCAGGGTTGGGGACAGTCGATTATCCATAGCGAAATGATGCGGTTTCGTGGCATCGGTGAATCTACCCTCGCGAGCAAAGTACATCATTTATTTGAGCAAGAAAATCCGACTGTTGCTCCTTATGCTTCTAAAGGCGAAGTGAAATTACGGGTGTCGGCAAAAGCAGATTCGGTTGAAACCGCCAAGCAGCTAATTGCACCTGTGGTAGACGAAATCAAGGCGATCGCCGGGCTACATTACTTTGGCTCCGATGACGATAGTTTGGCCAGTGTATTAGGTGAGTTGTTAGGCGATCGCCAACAAACATTGAGTGTTGCCGAATCCTGTACCGCTGGTGGACTCGGGGCAATGATCACCAGTATTTCTGGAGCTTCCAGCTATTTTATGGGTGGAGTAATCTCCTATCAAAACCGCATTAAACAAGATTTATTAGGTGTAAAAGCTGAAGACATTGAAACTGTTGGGGCAGTGAGTGAAACCGTCGCTGAACAAATGGCATTAGGCGCGAAAAAATATCTGCAAACAGATTGGGCGATCGCCATCAGCGGTATAGCGGGTCCAAAAAGTGATGATACCGACAAGCCAGTAGGCATGGTCTGTATTGCTTGGGCAGACCCCAAGGCACAAGTCACCAGCAAAACCTTTTACTATGGCGAAAATAGGGCGCGAGATCTAATTCGATATCTAAGTGCCTGTGATGCCCTTGATGGCCTGCGCCGTCAATTATTGACAACCCAAAATTAA
- a CDS encoding DUF2103 domain-containing protein, with the protein MSHSDEAGRLVWNHSTHLDGLIPILKKLVDYRGIRTITPGALSRAKGNIPKLKLRISVPLRGGFKLIARKGKSVQEVFIVTELSKPELEQAIATVL; encoded by the coding sequence ATGAGCCATTCTGATGAAGCAGGTCGTTTAGTCTGGAATCATTCAACCCATCTTGATGGCTTGATTCCAATTTTAAAAAAGCTGGTAGATTATCGCGGTATTCGCACGATTACGCCCGGTGCTCTCAGTCGAGCAAAAGGCAATATTCCCAAACTCAAACTCCGAATTTCTGTACCCCTCAGAGGGGGTTTTAAACTGATTGCTCGCAAAGGAAAATCAGTACAGGAAGTATTTATTGTCACTGAGCTATCGAAACCTGAACTCGAACAGGCGATCGCCACAGTCTTATAA
- a CDS encoding ferredoxin produces MTDIERPPEQCDETLKNCVDNLGISQIDRHVFICADQTKPKCCDKAASIEAWNYLKTRLKELELDRVSTESPHIFRTKANCLRVCNQGPVLVIYPDGVWYRNASPALIERIIQEHLLGDRPVREYVIAEYPLPQP; encoded by the coding sequence ATGACTGATATCGAACGTCCCCCAGAGCAATGCGATGAAACTTTAAAAAATTGTGTTGACAACTTAGGAATTTCACAAATTGATCGCCATGTGTTTATTTGTGCAGATCAAACCAAACCGAAATGTTGTGATAAAGCTGCCAGTATTGAGGCCTGGAACTACTTGAAAACACGTCTCAAGGAGTTGGAATTAGATCGTGTATCCACAGAATCTCCCCACATTTTCCGGACAAAGGCGAATTGTCTCAGGGTTTGTAATCAAGGCCCAGTTCTCGTGATCTACCCTGATGGGGTTTGGTATCGCAATGCTTCTCCGGCACTCATCGAACGGATTATTCAAGAACATCTGCTCGGCGATCGCCCTGTGAGAGAGTATGTCATTGCGGAATATCCCCTACCTCAACCCTAA
- the clpS gene encoding ATP-dependent Clp protease adapter ClpS codes for MPTAPTITPESASKTIRKPYPNFKVIVLNDDVNTFQHVAESIMTYIPNMTSDRAWDLTNQVHFDGQATVWVGPQEPAELYHQQLRRAGLTMAPLEAA; via the coding sequence ATGCCAACGGCTCCGACGATTACTCCAGAAAGCGCCAGTAAAACAATTCGCAAACCTTACCCAAATTTTAAGGTGATTGTTTTAAATGACGATGTGAATACGTTTCAGCACGTGGCAGAAAGCATCATGACCTATATCCCTAATATGACGAGCGATCGCGCGTGGGATTTAACAAATCAGGTGCATTTCGATGGACAAGCAACGGTTTGGGTCGGCCCCCAAGAACCAGCAGAGCTTTATCACCAACAGTTACGGCGAGCAGGTTTGACGATGGCTCCCCTAGAGGCTGCTTAA
- a CDS encoding response regulator transcription factor, giving the protein MSDSLNPQTTKLLLIDDDPNLILLVQDYLEFRGYQIMTANNGAEGLKALEEDVPDLIICDVMMPEMDGYSFIQEVRKNAKTSWIPVIFLSAKSQIQDRIQGLNQGADVYLVKPFEPEELVAQVESSLSQAKRMLSYSGSGNKSSMLQVPSNVELTPTETKVVSFVSQGLSNREISEKLNVSQRTIESHVSNMLNKTNLNNRTELARWAMDNGLV; this is encoded by the coding sequence ATGAGCGATTCCCTGAACCCCCAGACCACCAAGCTGCTTCTAATCGATGATGATCCAAATCTCATCCTTTTAGTGCAAGATTATCTCGAATTTCGGGGTTATCAAATTATGACTGCCAACAACGGTGCCGAAGGCCTAAAAGCGCTTGAAGAAGACGTTCCAGATCTCATTATTTGTGATGTCATGATGCCTGAAATGGATGGCTACTCTTTTATTCAAGAAGTCCGTAAAAATGCCAAGACCAGTTGGATTCCAGTTATTTTTCTCTCCGCAAAAAGTCAGATTCAAGACCGTATTCAAGGTTTGAACCAAGGAGCTGATGTATACCTTGTGAAACCTTTTGAGCCAGAAGAACTTGTTGCCCAGGTTGAGTCTTCTCTCAGTCAAGCCAAACGGATGTTGAGCTATTCCGGTAGTGGTAATAAATCTTCGATGCTCCAAGTTCCGAGCAATGTTGAGCTTACTCCCACTGAAACAAAGGTCGTCAGTTTCGTGTCTCAAGGATTGTCTAATCGGGAAATTTCCGAAAAGCTCAATGTCAGTCAACGCACCATTGAGAGTCATGTTTCAAACATGCTTAACAAGACTAATTTAAATAACCGTACAGAGCTTGCTAGATGGGCAATGGATAACGGATTAGTTTAG
- a CDS encoding LexA family transcriptional regulator produces the protein MSRGGFREKSGRKPKWGPGEKTCRVPVPQSIRYALEDAIEELWHGEGLRGQALIDALLSIRFRKLPKYNAAVSAGGNRTSSAGGEVRGSDYEEVDLFEELITKPENMMILPVVGDSMIGIGIYQDDWLIVEKIDPLFERPKEGDIVIASINDEDVVKRYLRENGQIVLASENPDYPPIKYSEGSIYISGIVKSVIRRNL, from the coding sequence ATGTCACGTGGTGGTTTCCGAGAAAAATCTGGTCGTAAACCCAAATGGGGGCCAGGGGAAAAAACCTGTAGAGTTCCTGTTCCACAGTCAATTCGCTATGCATTAGAGGATGCTATTGAGGAGTTATGGCATGGTGAAGGCCTACGTGGTCAAGCTCTAATTGATGCATTACTCTCTATTCGATTCCGTAAACTTCCCAAATACAACGCAGCAGTTTCTGCCGGTGGTAATCGAACATCTAGTGCTGGGGGAGAAGTGCGAGGAAGTGATTATGAAGAAGTTGATTTATTTGAAGAACTGATCACAAAACCCGAAAATATGATGATTCTTCCAGTTGTTGGGGATTCAATGATTGGTATTGGTATCTATCAAGATGATTGGTTGATTGTCGAGAAAATAGACCCTTTATTCGAAAGACCTAAGGAAGGAGATATTGTTATTGCCTCAATAAATGATGAGGATGTAGTGAAGCGATATCTGCGAGAAAATGGACAGATTGTATTAGCTTCCGAAAATCCGGACTATCCTCCTATTAAGTACTCTGAAGGCTCGATTTATATCTCAGGAATCGTCAAATCCGTTATTCGTCGTAACTTGTAA
- the hisF gene encoding imidazole glycerol phosphate synthase subunit HisF codes for MLAKRILPCLDVNAGRVVKGVNFVDLKDAGDPVELAKVYNDAGADELVFLDITATHEDRGTIIDVVYRTAEQVFIPLTVGGGISNTDQIKNLLRAGADKVSINSSAVRNPDFINEAADRFGNQCIVVAIDARRREDPENPGWDVYVRGGRENTGIDALEWAKEMAQRGAGELLVTSMDADGTQAGYDLEITRAIADAVEIPVIASGGAGNTHHIYEALTDGKAEAALLASLLHYGQLTVAEIKTYLQQHKVPVRPNR; via the coding sequence ATGCTCGCGAAACGAATTTTGCCTTGCCTTGATGTCAATGCTGGACGGGTTGTTAAAGGTGTGAATTTCGTAGATCTCAAAGATGCAGGCGATCCTGTTGAGTTGGCGAAGGTTTATAACGATGCAGGCGCAGATGAATTAGTTTTTCTCGACATTACGGCGACCCACGAAGATCGCGGCACGATTATTGATGTCGTTTATCGGACTGCCGAACAGGTTTTTATTCCTTTGACCGTTGGTGGTGGTATCAGTAATACAGACCAAATCAAAAATCTCCTGCGGGCTGGTGCAGATAAAGTCAGTATAAATTCCTCTGCAGTGCGTAATCCTGATTTTATTAATGAGGCTGCTGATCGATTTGGAAATCAGTGCATTGTTGTGGCGATTGATGCGCGTCGTCGTGAAGACCCTGAAAATCCAGGTTGGGACGTTTATGTGCGGGGTGGTCGTGAAAATACAGGCATTGATGCGCTCGAATGGGCAAAAGAAATGGCGCAACGTGGCGCAGGTGAATTGCTCGTAACAAGTATGGATGCTGATGGCACTCAAGCTGGCTACGACCTCGAAATCACTCGGGCGATCGCCGATGCTGTGGAAATCCCTGTCATTGCGTCTGGTGGCGCAGGCAATACCCACCACATTTATGAAGCCCTCACCGATGGCAAAGCAGAAGCAGCCCTACTCGCTTCACTCTTGCACTACGGACAACTTACCGTTGCCGAAATCAAAACTTACTTACAACAACACAAAGTTCCAGTTCGCCCCAACCGCTAA
- the rph gene encoding ribonuclease PH encodes MAWQRPDNRTFDQLRPFKFEVDFTKFAKASVLTSCGDTKVLCTISVEDRVPPFLRDSGQGWLTAEYRMMPGATPERQRREFMKLSGRTQEIQRLIGRSLRAAVDLKALGERTITVDADVMQADGGTRTTSITGGFVGVAIACDRLVKEGILEKSPIIAPVAAISVGIIEGEAFLDLNYPEDFAADVDFNVVMIDGKNLIEVQGTAEAGSYTRAELNKILDVAETGIQELTALQNLAIDGSE; translated from the coding sequence ATGGCTTGGCAACGTCCAGATAATCGCACCTTTGATCAACTTCGTCCTTTCAAGTTTGAGGTGGATTTTACAAAGTTTGCCAAAGCCTCTGTTCTGACATCCTGTGGCGATACAAAGGTTTTGTGCACGATTTCGGTTGAGGATCGGGTGCCACCCTTTTTGCGAGATAGCGGGCAGGGTTGGCTCACGGCAGAGTATCGGATGATGCCCGGTGCAACGCCTGAACGTCAGCGACGTGAATTCATGAAATTATCGGGACGTACTCAAGAAATTCAGCGGTTAATTGGCCGCAGTTTACGAGCCGCAGTGGATCTCAAAGCGCTTGGCGAAAGAACAATCACAGTTGATGCCGATGTGATGCAGGCTGATGGTGGAACGCGCACAACGTCGATTACTGGTGGTTTTGTCGGGGTGGCGATCGCCTGTGACCGTTTAGTAAAAGAAGGCATCTTAGAAAAGTCCCCAATTATTGCGCCAGTCGCTGCGATTTCTGTGGGTATTATCGAAGGAGAAGCGTTTCTCGACTTAAATTACCCCGAAGATTTTGCCGCAGATGTCGACTTTAATGTAGTGATGATTGACGGTAAAAATCTAATCGAAGTCCAAGGTACTGCTGAAGCTGGCAGTTATACTCGGGCTGAACTAAACAAGATTCTTGACGTTGCTGAAACAGGCATTCAAGAATTAACAGCTCTGCAAAACTTAGCGATTGATGGCTCTGAATAA